The sequence AGGAAATATTCATTGTGCAAATGGAGCTACGACTCAAGGAGAAAACATTGCTGATTTGGGAGGACAACAGGCTGCATACAGATCATACAGACAATATGTTGCAACCACTAGAAAAGGTGTTGAAGAAGATAGACTTCCAGGATTGGAGAATTACACTCCTAATCAAATCTTCTGGATCACATATGGTTACTCATGGTGTATGAAGCAATCCGACGCCAATTTAGTTCACCAGGTAAAAAACCCTTTTCTTTTAActgaaaacagtgaaaataatttattttccagcTTCTTACCAACCCTCACTCACCGGCTCAATGCAGAACCAACCAGGTTATGCAAGATATTCCAGAGTTCGGAAAAGACTTTGGATGTGTTCGTGGTAGCCCAATGTACCCAGAACCATCCGGCAGATGCAAGGTCTGGGTTGGACAATAAATTTGATGATTTATCAATTGTTTACCTGTTGAAACGCGtactattattattttataatattttcctACTAATCCTGTGTTTTCCTACTAATTTTCCAGCTAGATATACTCGTCATTGTTCCCTTCAATGCTTTGAAAAGACAATAAAAACTTGGTTTTTAAACATTACGGAACTGTGGCAATTCAAATGGAGATTATAACAGATAGGAAAGGAAACTGCACTTTTAAAGTTAGAGACCTAGAATACACTAAACGGAGAGATATTCCGGAAGGGTATTGAGATTGCATCGAAGTTTGTCTGTCTAGTGGATTTTGAACCGTCTAGTGGAATGATTTGTCCAATAATCCGCGACTTGTTCGAatgtttcttttcaaaatacgTGTAActtctttgaatattttttgccgAGTTCCATTTGAATACTGTTCTATTTCTGAGTAACAAATGTTTCCGGAATAAGCCCTATGTTAGTTTGGTCAGGGAACTgattaaaacacatttttcaaagttttatattCAAGTTATGTTGAAAACATCCGTATTCCAACATTGTAGTTATTCCTTAAGTTCTGCTTGGTCATTTTTGCACCATAGGAATATTCTTTATtaatacatttaatttttccgtgtaaaaatgtattttattgaaaagtcaatttttgtaaaactccTAATGTATGCATGTAATCtatgtcatttttcttttctaggctcaaaaaatatttatttggtAGAGAAATGACCTAccaaatacaaaaatgataaCCAATGTCAAAGTTTAATTAAGaattgttcgaaaattagttaaGTTAAAGAAAATACTCCCGTTTTGAATTGTTTCTTGTTTACTAATTTCCGGTAGAAATTACAGTATTTCAACTTCTCCTTTCTGCTTGTGACTTACATGTGGATTCATATGTCTCTACTGGAAAAACAGACGCATGTTTACTGATCTTTGATTTTGGCATCACAACTGGCATAGAAACTATTGCTATGGAGATCTTTTCAAAACACAAATTCATGCTTAAAAAAGAGTGAAACATAATTTGCATTTCCTCTCCCCCCACGCGTATTTTCTTCATACTGTCAGCCCCCACTctcaaaatttacatttattgCCTCTGttcatgaacatttttttttcgtatttcccgattttcgtattttcacAGGCCAAGCTTGCACGAAAAATTGTCAGATTTTGGCATTTCAAATGATCTCGAAGCTCTGATCAAATAGAcatgtttgaataaaaatacatttgtaGTCCCAAAATGCACTTTTGCATTTTGCATCCTTTTGAATCTACGAAAAAACTTTACTTTACGGTTGAGTTATGAAATGCTAGAGCATCAATCTTTTTACAGATTCATAGCACTTTGAAAGATTATGTTGTTTCCATTAACCAAgtctttatttttgattttttaaaaatattctttcAAAGTTCTAGCAATTACTTTTTTACGCGTTCGCGCGAAATTCaattaaagttatttttgtcataaaaaatacGCGTTTTTCTTAACTTTCTCCTCAGCGTTTGTTCTTCTCGTTTTGTTCTTCAATCCtcattttctctgtttttatctaaaaaatctaTGGCAACGAATTTTGTTTCTCTCTGTTTGAAGTTAtctattatatatatatatatatatatatcacaTAATATCTATTTCTTTCTGTCTAGAGTTTTTGCCGTTGTTTGACGCAACATCTACATGTATTCTGTAGTTATAGGTACATCAAGCAAATAGGGATCAAAACTAACTTAACGTTCTACAATTCTTTTACAATGAGCTTTTCAGatcaagaattttcgttttGCTACGGTATTCCGATGAAGGTAGGTTAACACAGTTTGACTATAATTCataaaaacgtttgaaaaagtaaaacatgTATAAGTactgaatatttttgtatcaGTATTGCTTTCATAAACATTGTCCTTTAAAAAAGTACTGTAGACTTTATTAGCCTATCGTATTTTTCTGCGAGACCTCAGTTTTGTGTTATTTCAGGTGATAAAAAGAATGAGAGAGCGTTCTTCAACAAACTCTCAAATTAATCCATTTACATCTAATTTGACTGTTCCAAGAGATGAACGCGAGCCACGAAAAAGAATATCAGCTGAAGCTGGCAGCATTGATAGCATAGGCTGGCTtgcaaaaatccgaaaattgaaTCAACAGGTATACGAAGcatgaaaacataaaataaaatgaataattcaGAGCAACCCGCCTAAAACCGCAATCCGTGTAACCCCACTTCGCCCTGTTTGTTTGTTACATCCTATGTACTACcaagatgaagaaaaagatTATAAAGCTCCAGAATTTCCGCAAGTGATCAAAGAGTTCTGTGCAGATATTTCAGTTGATTTGAGCACTGTTAGTAGATACTTactgaaatattatattttggTGATTTCAGATAGAGTggaaaaactatgaaactgTTGAAAAACTTCTCAAGGAGTGCgatgaagaaaaatttgcgaaattcATGAACTcacaattttacaaaacagTTTGGCATTCTTCTGCGCTGGATGATAGCGCTGGAAAGGTGAAGTACACTGTACCGTTCACCACTGACCTAGCAAACATCATTCCCaaactaaaatttgatatGTTCTACAGTTTTAAATATTGCCATTGTAacttgaaatagaaaaaatacataaGAGCAAAGCAACACTATAGAAAAGTAATTTCGTTTCAGAGTCCAAACTACCTGCCACCTATAATGCGACAAAAAGCTTTCCAACACGCTTTCGATCGCGCTtggaaactgcaaaaaataaacaaaactcTTACTGAAGTAATTCAAGATTTATTATGTATCTATTAAAAATATGGCTTCATTTACAGACAATTATTAACTGCAAACGTTCAACACATCATTTGAACCAAATGCCGGAAGAAGAAGAGATTGAAACAATCTCCGTTTAAAGACAGACATATCTTCCAAACATTGGTTTGATTGACATGTTCgttaaaaatgtcattttgtaATAGTCCATCCTAATTTTATCGGTGTTACTTAAACAACACCTGCAAACAATCTATTTTAATAAGGTTGATGGGAAAATTGCTTATAATCACTCTTATGTTAGTGAAAATATGACCATAgtaaagctttaaaaaaaaatttgagaacacGAATCTCCTTTGGCAAAGTTTAGATTGATTAACATAACGGtgaagcaaaaattttcagtttcagtcatgtttcaattttaattctcacACTTTCGTCAGTTTTGTACATAAATAGATTTGTCAGcctacaatttcaaattttcactttttaactGAAGTTAAAGTTATGCTCGGTCGTCTTATCCCCAAAGTTATGTTTTAAAGCAACTTTTCCACAATTCTTACTACACctttaaatgattttcaatataaatttaaCCATATTTTCTCATCCCCCACTCGTgacttattattttttgatgaattgttgaatcgtttttttttctttttactaaaatttatttatctcTCACAATCTCGGCAGTAGAATTGCCGTACCAGTAGGTACTGGACGGCACCCACTCTGGCACATTGACTaatcttttccaaaaaacgtaCACTTTCAATGGCACTGTTTGGACCTTGAGACAAACTGATAAGAAAGGAACAAAGCCTCAAAAAACGGAGTGCCAAGCGCTGCGTGGTACTGCCGGATTTTCCTAGAAGCATTCAAAAGTGCAAGTGCGCCGGTGGTtgttttgaacttgaaaaagtagaaacaGAGGCCGCAAAATGAAAGGATTCAACTCGATATCCAGTTTTGATTTACAGCATATAAAGGCACAAGTTAAGAATAAGGTTGAGAATCAAAGTGTTCATCGGTGGAACACACAATATTTGTATCTTaggttgaattttttattctcgAAAGTTTGAACGcaaaagtttttctttaacTAGACATTTACAACCAAATATTCATATTACACCGATGATTTTGTGTTGTTTTCTACAGGCACAAATTTTGGTTTCAATGTATCTGACACGACGGAAGAACAATGTGACAAATTTCGCGCCAATTTTTAGATGCACGACTTTTGTATTTCTGTATTTACCTTAGTCCGTGGTTAAGCCTTTGTGAGATTTCTCACAGGTGGAAAAATGGGCAGTGAAAATTTgtaagaataatttttaaaaattggaagtaTTTGAGTCTTTGAGCTATTGCTTTATTGAACCATTTATTTCccaaaactttgcaaaatcTATGaagttaaacaatttttggacttAGTTCCAAATATCTCACATGTTGAAACttcaatactaaaaaaaaacaaataaacggcaaggaaattgaaaattatgtgGGAGAAGTGTTATCGAGGTAGTATGTATAAAGAGGAATATCACACCAATTGAAATTGACAAAAGTGGGAACGTAAGCGAGTTTTATATCAAATAATGCCAGGGATTCACAGAATCTAAAATGACCGGAAATTAAAAGATAAAGAATCGCGAGAGTTTGCTTATTCCGGTTTATTGATCTTATGTTGAGCACTGTTCATTTTTCTGGTCATCTTCCGATAGAGCTGGCGTACTCTCTCTTGTCTTGCTTTGTCTATTGGTTGAGTGTCGGCTTTTTTCGGTTTGACAGGCGTAACGGTAATGTTACTTATTTTGATGATAAGCTTGAACAGTATCCTAATTCTATCCGCATGCGAAAGGAAAGGAATATGTTATGTTATCTACCCCGTCTACTGTGCCACCTGTTGCATTTTGTTGCACTCATTTTTCACTATATTCAATACCGTTAACACAGTACTTTAGAActaaagttttccaaaacttcatcAACTAATTGAAATCCGTATGAaacgaatttttctgaaaacgacATAAATTTGGTTATGCAATTTACCAACGTTTAAAATATatgcttcaaaataaaacaggCCGATTTCGAAATTGTTACGTAACAGTgaattgaaaaaccaaaattcgcGCATATGTTATCTTGTTGTTCTTGTGTGGATCACTCATGCTTACAGCCAGCTGACCTTTCTCCGCTGTGCACCAGACAAGCTCCGCCCTCTCTAGACAGTGGATCATTGTCCGAGAGATCAGTCTGCAATAAATAAACATATGCTTCCAGTCTTGCATTTTGTACGCCCTTAGTTATGCTTGAGCATTTTGCAGTTGTTTGTACATTATTATCTCTGttcggaaattgttttaatagttttaaaacatttttttttcatttaaaaaaagcttttgatTCTATAGATCTACATTTCTTTCCGCTCTACGTGCCTTTTTCGATCTATGTACCTTACTACcgttcttcaaaaaatatgtttatttttggtgTGGCGTGTTGCATGGTGTTTTTGTTAGGATCCCTGTTAGGGCGAAAGACATTAGGTTGAAGCTTGGAGTTAGAGTACGTTTTTGGCTATAATGATTTGACACTGATAATTggtgatgttttttttttggaatctcTTTCTAAATTTGTTTATTAATGTTCAACAATTCTTCCACACATAGAGTAGTTTTGATACTAACGTATATTATTTATCCGCTTACTAATCAAGACTGCCAACACCATAATCAGAGAAAAATGGTGGTccttgagaaaaaataaatcaaaaactgaatatttcaTCCCCTCAAATATATACGACTAACTTGTCTGCTTTTCGCACACCACGCACCCTTTACCTTCTACCCCCATCGTCAGACAGTCAGTTGCAGTTTCCACCCAACTCGAGAAAAAGAGGAACACCAATTCTCTGTGCCTGGTAGGGGCTGGTACTAGATCGAATAGGAGCTTTGGCGATCCTTGATTAACGCTATATTGCCAATATTCAAAATCACCTGTGAGCTAgagattttttaagaaatggGATTTCTTCTCCCTGGTAGGaccatcaaatttttaggttaCAGTCGAACAAGTTT comes from Caenorhabditis elegans chromosome X and encodes:
- the T25B6.1 gene encoding RGS domain-containing protein (Predicted); the protein is MSFSDQEFSFCYGIPMKVIKRMRERSSTNSQINPFTSNLTVPRDEREPRKRISAEAGSIDSIGWLAKIRKLNQQSNPPKTAIRVTPLRPVCLLHPMYYQDEEKDYKAPEFPQVIKEFCADISVDLSTIEWKNYETVEKLLKECDEEKFAKFMNSQFYKTVWHSSALDDSAGKSPNYLPPIMRQKAFQHAFDRAWKLQKINKTLTETIINCKRSTHHLNQMPEEEEIETISV